One part of the Vitis riparia cultivar Riparia Gloire de Montpellier isolate 1030 chromosome 6, EGFV_Vit.rip_1.0, whole genome shotgun sequence genome encodes these proteins:
- the LOC117915863 gene encoding glucan endo-1,3-beta-glucosidase 4 isoform X1: MMPEKWLAIVLLLLVGMFCNALGAFVGVNIGTDVSNLPSASVLVGILKAHQITHVRLYDADAHMLNALANTGIEVVVGVTNEEVLGIGQSPSTAATWINRNVAAYVPSTNITAIAVGSEVLTSIPHAAPVLVPAMNYLHKALVASNLNFQIKVSAPQSLDIIPRPFPPSTATFNSTWNSTIYQMLQFLKNTNSYFMLNAYPYYGYTNGDGIFPIDYALFRPLPSVKQIVDPNTLFHYESMLDAMVDAAYYSVQAFNFSVVPVVVTESGWPWLGGANEPDATVENAETFNSNLIRRVLNNSGPPSQPDIPINTYIYELLNEDKRSGPVSERNWGVFLTNGTAVYPLSWSTSLQATGNSTTVFCVAKEGADSDDLEKGLNWACGQSQVNCTAIQEGQPCYSPNTYQNHASYAYNDYYQKMRSGGGTCDFRGTATTTTADPSYGSCIFSGSSSNSSSSGGTSPSSAFAPESLSSRSPTQQVPRLGVLIPAMLLILISL, from the exons ATGATGCCTGAAAAATGGCTTGCAATTGTGCTTTTGCTCTTAGTTGGCATGTTTTGCAATGCATTAG GTGCATTTGTGGGGGTAAACATTGGTACTGATGTTTCCAACCTACCATCAGCTTCAGTTTTGGTTGGAATTCTTAAAGCCCATCAAATTACACATGTGCGGCTTTATGATGCTGATGCTCACATGTTAAATGCCCTTGCAAACACTGGGATTGAAGTTGTAGTTGGTGTCACCAATGAGGAAGTCCTAGGAATCGGACAATCTCCATCGACAGCGGCCACCTGGATTAATAGAAATGTTGCAGCATATGTGCCTTCAACCAATATAACAGCCATTGCTGTTGGCAGTGAGGTTCTTACTTCAATCCCTCATGCTGCCCCTGTTTTGGTTCCTGCCATGAATTACCTCCATAAAGCCCTAGTTGCatcaaacctaaattttcaGATAAAAGTTTCAGCTCCACAATCCTTGGATATAATTCCTAGGCCTTTCCCTCCTTCCACTGCCACCTTCAATTCAACATGGAACTCTACGATTTATCAGATGCTTCAGTTTTTAAAGAACACAAATTCCTATTTTATGTTGAATGCCTATCCTTATTATGGATACACCAATGGAGATGGGATTTTCCCAATTGATTATGCCCTTTTCCGACCATTACCCTCAGTCAAGCAGATCGTTGACCCAAACACTCTTTTCCACTATGAAAGTATGCTTGATGCTATGGTGGATGCTGCCTATTATTCTGTACAAGCTTTCAATTTTTCAGTGGTCCCAGTTGTTGTGACAGAATCTGGCTGGCCATGGCTTGGTGGAGCCAATGAACCAGATGCCACTGTGGAAAATGCTGAAACCTTCAATAGTAATTTGATCCGGCGGGTTCTAAATAATTCAGGTCCACCTAGTCAGCCAGATATTCCCATTAACACATACATTTATGAGTTGCTCAATGAAGACAAGAGATCTGGACCAGTTTCAGAGAGAAACTGGGGTGTGTTTTTAACCAATGGGACTGCTGTTTACCCTCTAAGCTGGAGTACTTCACTGCAAGCGACAGGGAATTCTACCACAGTTTTCTGTGTTGCAAAAGAAGGTGCAGATTCTGATGATTTGGAAAAAGGGCTCAACTGGGCTTGTGGGCAAAGTCAGGTTAACTGCACGGCCATTCAAGAAGGACAGCCATGTTATTCCCCAAATACCTACCAGAACCATGCTTCTTATGCCTACAACGATTATTATCAGAAGATGCGTAGTGGTGGTGGTACCTGTGACTTTAGGGGTACAGCTACGACAACCACAGCTGATCCCA GTTATGGATCTTGTATCTTTTCAGGAAG CAGTTCTAATTCAAGCTCCAGTGGAGGAACCTCTCCTTCCTCAGCATTCGCGCCTGAAAGCCTCTCCAGCAGGAGTCCAACCCAGCAAGTTCCCAGACTTGGGGTTCTGATCCCAGCAATGCTCCTCATACTGATCTCACTGTAA
- the LOC117915863 gene encoding glucan endo-1,3-beta-glucosidase 4 isoform X2 — translation MMPEKWLAIVLLLLVGMFCNALGAFVGVNIGTDVSNLPSASVLVGILKAHQITHVRLYDADAHMLNALANTGIEVVVGVTNEEVLGIGQSPSTAATWINRNVAAYVPSTNITAIAVGSEVLTSIPHAAPVLVPAMNYLHKALVASNLNFQIKVSAPQSLDIIPRPFPPSTATFNSTWNSTIYQMLQFLKNTNSYFMLNAYPYYGYTNGDGIFPIDYALFRPLPSVKQIVDPNTLFHYESMLDAMVDAAYYSVQAFNFSVVPVVVTESGWPWLGGANEPDATVENAETFNSNLIRRVLNNSGPPSQPDIPINTYIYELLNEDKRSGPVSERNWGVFLTNGTAVYPLSWSTSLQATGNSTTVFCVAKEGADSDDLEKGLNWACGQSQVNCTAIQEGQPCYSPNTYQNHASYAYNDYYQKMRSGGGTCDFRGTATTTTADPSYGSCIFSGSSNSSSSGGTSPSSAFAPESLSSRSPTQQVPRLGVLIPAMLLILISL, via the exons ATGATGCCTGAAAAATGGCTTGCAATTGTGCTTTTGCTCTTAGTTGGCATGTTTTGCAATGCATTAG GTGCATTTGTGGGGGTAAACATTGGTACTGATGTTTCCAACCTACCATCAGCTTCAGTTTTGGTTGGAATTCTTAAAGCCCATCAAATTACACATGTGCGGCTTTATGATGCTGATGCTCACATGTTAAATGCCCTTGCAAACACTGGGATTGAAGTTGTAGTTGGTGTCACCAATGAGGAAGTCCTAGGAATCGGACAATCTCCATCGACAGCGGCCACCTGGATTAATAGAAATGTTGCAGCATATGTGCCTTCAACCAATATAACAGCCATTGCTGTTGGCAGTGAGGTTCTTACTTCAATCCCTCATGCTGCCCCTGTTTTGGTTCCTGCCATGAATTACCTCCATAAAGCCCTAGTTGCatcaaacctaaattttcaGATAAAAGTTTCAGCTCCACAATCCTTGGATATAATTCCTAGGCCTTTCCCTCCTTCCACTGCCACCTTCAATTCAACATGGAACTCTACGATTTATCAGATGCTTCAGTTTTTAAAGAACACAAATTCCTATTTTATGTTGAATGCCTATCCTTATTATGGATACACCAATGGAGATGGGATTTTCCCAATTGATTATGCCCTTTTCCGACCATTACCCTCAGTCAAGCAGATCGTTGACCCAAACACTCTTTTCCACTATGAAAGTATGCTTGATGCTATGGTGGATGCTGCCTATTATTCTGTACAAGCTTTCAATTTTTCAGTGGTCCCAGTTGTTGTGACAGAATCTGGCTGGCCATGGCTTGGTGGAGCCAATGAACCAGATGCCACTGTGGAAAATGCTGAAACCTTCAATAGTAATTTGATCCGGCGGGTTCTAAATAATTCAGGTCCACCTAGTCAGCCAGATATTCCCATTAACACATACATTTATGAGTTGCTCAATGAAGACAAGAGATCTGGACCAGTTTCAGAGAGAAACTGGGGTGTGTTTTTAACCAATGGGACTGCTGTTTACCCTCTAAGCTGGAGTACTTCACTGCAAGCGACAGGGAATTCTACCACAGTTTTCTGTGTTGCAAAAGAAGGTGCAGATTCTGATGATTTGGAAAAAGGGCTCAACTGGGCTTGTGGGCAAAGTCAGGTTAACTGCACGGCCATTCAAGAAGGACAGCCATGTTATTCCCCAAATACCTACCAGAACCATGCTTCTTATGCCTACAACGATTATTATCAGAAGATGCGTAGTGGTGGTGGTACCTGTGACTTTAGGGGTACAGCTACGACAACCACAGCTGATCCCA GTTATGGATCTTGTATCTTTTCAGGAAG TTCTAATTCAAGCTCCAGTGGAGGAACCTCTCCTTCCTCAGCATTCGCGCCTGAAAGCCTCTCCAGCAGGAGTCCAACCCAGCAAGTTCCCAGACTTGGGGTTCTGATCCCAGCAATGCTCCTCATACTGATCTCACTGTAA
- the LOC117915864 gene encoding serine/arginine-rich SC35-like splicing factor SCL33 encodes MRGRSYSPSPPRGYGRRGRSPSPRGRYGGRGGARDLPTSLLVRNLRHDCRGEDLRRPFGQFGPLKDIYLPRDYYTGEPRGFGFVQYVDPADAAEAKYQMDGQILHGRELTVVFAEENRKKPSDMRARERGRGRFYDRRRSPLRYSRSPPPRHARSPSRGRDYYSPSPKRRQYSRSVSPQDRRYSRDRSYTPDGRGRSYTRSPPYNGSRSRSQSPIRGESPSRLQSRSPDPEDYPRKAVRDKSPSE; translated from the exons ATGAGGGGAAGGAGTTACAGTCCCTCGCCACCAAGGGGCTATGGCCGAAGGGGGCGGAGCCCTAGCCCAAGAGGCCGTTATGGTGGTCGTGGTGGTGCTAGAGATCTCCCGACTAGTCTTCTAGTTCGCAACCTTCGTCATGATTGCAG GGGTGAAGACCTTCGAAGGCCATTTGGGCAGTTTGGTCCTCTTAAGGATATTTACTTGCCCAGGGATTATTATACTGG GGAACCGAGGGGCTTTGGTTTTGTCCAATATGTGGACCCTGCTGATGCTGCAGAAGCTAAATATCAAATGGATGGTCAGATTCTTCATGGCCGGGAGTTGACTGTTGTATTTGCGGAGGAGAATAGGAAGAAACCTTCTGATATGAGGGCAAGAGAGCGTGGAAG GGGTCGATTTTATGATCGAAGAAGGTCTCCCCTTCGTTATTCCCGATCCCCACCGCCACGGCACGCAAGATCTCCGTCCCGTGGACGTGATTATTATTCCCCTTCACCTAAGCGGCGACAGTACTCAAG GTCTGTTTCCCCACAAGATAGGAGGTACAGTCGAGATAGGTCATACACGCCTGATGGTAGGGGGAGGTCATACACCCGTTCACCACCCTACAATGGTTCTAGGAGCCGCAGCCAGAGCCCAATAAGGGGTGAAAGTCCGAGCAGGCTCCAAAGCCGTAGCCCAGATCCTGAAGATTACCCACGAAAAGCAGTGAGAGATAAGTCTCCCAGTGAGTGA
- the LOC117915700 gene encoding transcription initiation factor TFIID subunit 7, whose product MEEQFILRVTPSIAERIERLLNENSSSSEDKSLDLSFSEDGRSGTFLIGNDHFPASLLDLPCVLESYKTYDDSVLIKTADIGQMIMVREEGDTAPDVVEYRHGLTPPMRDARKRRFRREPDLNPELVRRVERDLLNIMAGGTAENVDVEVAEQEEDGDEHARNARKKSAPAPIPKPDVPEAGANAGEPDRSESDESDDSM is encoded by the exons ATGGAGGAACAGTTCATACTCAGAGTTACGCCTTCTATTGCCGAGCGAATCGAGCGTCTGTTGAACGAAAACTCTTCTTCTTCCGAGGATAAATCGCTGGATTTGTCTTTCTCTG AGGATGGGAGGAGTGGCACGTTTCTCATTGGCAACGACCATTTTCCTGCATCTCTTCTGGATCTTCCTTGTGTCCTGGAGTCATACAAAACTTATGACGATAGTGTGCTAATCAAAACTGCTGACATTGGTCAA ATGATTATGGTGCGAGAAGAAGGTGATACTGCTCCAGATGTGGTGGAGTATCGACATGGCCTCACTCCTCCAATGAGGGATGCCCGAAAGCGAAGATTTCGTCGGGAGCCAGACCTAAAT CCTGAGCTTGTGCGGCGTGTTGAGAGAGATTTATTAAACATCATGGCTGGTGGCACAGCTGAGAATGTGG ATGTTGAAGTAGCTGAACAAGAGGAAGATGGTGACGAGCATGCTCGTAATGCAAGGAAGAAATCTGCACCTGCACCCATACCAAAACCTGATGTTCCTGAGGCTGGAGCCAATGCTGGGGAGCCTGACAGAAGCGAGTCTGATGAGTCTGACGATTCAATGTAA
- the LOC117915869 gene encoding IQ domain-containing protein IQM2-like isoform X2, producing the protein MGISFSCPFSESNDLETGLESVVVKSISFGDNEVKTAKRSVSFNGRNSEPTIMRSLGSGKMILEGSVSFERRELETKVLIKAPSLDKEKSMITRSASTEQNQVDNYSSRSDITTEMIPRSPLSDSSHPKHEAALKLQKVYKSFRTRRKLADCAVLIVQNWWQLLDFAELKHSSISFFEIEKHESAISRWSRARTRAAKVGKGLSKSDRAQKLALQHWLEAIDPRHRYGHNLHFYYVQWLHCQSREPFFYWLDIGEGKEVNIEKCPRSKLQQQCIKYLGPMERKAYEVVVEGGKLFYKQTGELLDTTGESKDAKWIFVLSTSKTLYVGKKKKGTFQHSSFLAGGAASAAGRLVVENGILKAVWPHSGHYRPTEENFQDFVSFLKENNVDLTDVKMSPADGEDEELVKQSSVCLRSLSSEEDLTDKAKGTEENLNQEKIGLAEAEPAAVSEMPKSWRSSSLGKSLTNIKIPKRGELFQRSENGNLAAGPGCGNDSAESPLGGYESEEEETTVEQDYMPPKRSLVEEEEEHDIKATPKESILRRINSQKGMELCQLGRQLSCKWTTGAGPRISCVRDHPSKLQVRALEHVNLSPRSAGHCRSEFSPRSSIELNSPKVSTPISYSSGTPPPARSPVFEKGVLPHRSIHHSKTPFSPLSRGSDRSTIFPCRQVYS; encoded by the exons ATGGGAATCTCTTTTTCCTGCCCATTCTCTGAATCCAACGACTTGGAAACTGGCCTAGAATCAGTTGTAGTGAAATCCATCAGTTTTGGAGACAATGAAGTGAAAACAGCAAAAAGATCCGTCAGTTTCAATGGTCGAAACTCCGAACCGACGATAATGAGATCCCTGGGGTCTGGAAAGATGATATTAGAAGGGTCCGTGAGCTTTGAAAGGAGAGAATTGGAGACAAAGGTCTTAATCAAGGCTCCTTCATTAGACAAGGAGAAGAGTATGATCACCAGATCAGCCAGTACTGAGCAAAATCAAGTTGATAATTATTCATCGAGATCGGATATTACTACAGAGATGATCCCTCGATCACCTCTTTCAGATTCCAGCCACCCCAAACATGAGGCCGCCCTAAAGTTGCAGAAAGTTTATAAAAGCTTTCGGACTAGAAGAAAGCTGGCAGATTGTGCAGTTCTCATTGTGCAGAACTG GTGGCAACTCTTAGATTTCGCCGAGCTCAAGCATAGTTCTATCTCATTCTTTGAAATTGAGAAGCATGAGTCTGCCATTTCTCGGTGGTCAAGAGCAAGAACCAGAGCAGCCAAG GTTGGAAAGGGTTTATCTAAGAGTGATCGAGCTCAGAAACTTGCGTTGCAGCACTGGCTTGAGGCG ATTGATCCGAGACATCGGTATGGACACAATCTTCATTTCTACTATGTTCAATGGCTTCATTGTCAAAGCAGAGAACCCTTCTTCTACTG GCTGGATATAGGAGAAGGGAAAGAGGTGAACATAGAAAAATGCCCGCGATCTAAACTCCAGCAGCAGTGCATCAAGTATCTTGGACCG ATGGAAAGGAAAGCTTATGAAGTTGTAGTAGAGGGCGGGAAGCTCTTCTACAAACAAACCGGGGAGCTCCTGGACACCACCGGAGAATCCAAGGATGCTAAGTGGATTTTTGTGCTCAGCACATCTAAGACCTTGTATgttgggaagaagaagaaaggcaCATTTCAGCACTCCAGCTTCTTGGCTGGAGGAGCCGCATCGGCTGCTGGGAGATTAGTTGTTGAAAACGGCATTCTAAAG GCAGTTTGGCCTCACAGTGGACATTACCGGCCAacagaagaaaattttcaagattttgtttctttcctcaAAGAGAACAATGTGGATCTCACAGATGTTAAG ATGAGTCCTGCGGATGGAGAAGATGAGGAGCTTGTAAAACAAAGCAGTGTTTGCCTTAGAAGCCTGTCTTCCGAAGAAGACTTGACTGACAAGGCGAAGGGCACGGAAGAGAACTTGAATCAAGAGAAGATTGGATTAGCAGAAGCAGAGCCTGCTGCTGTGTCAGAAATGCCAAAGTCATGGCGATCATCCAGTCTTGGTAAAAGTTTGACTAATATTAAGATACCAAAAAGGGGTGAATTGTTTCAGAGATCAGAGAATGGAAATCTGGCTGCTGGACCAGGTTGTGGCAATGACTCTGCAGAGTCTCCTCTGGGTGGTTACGAGTCAGAGGAAGAGGAGACCACTGTAGAACAGGACTACATGCCCCCAAAGAGGAGCcttgttgaagaagaagaggaacaTGATATCAAAGCCACTCCAAAGGAATCAATTCTCCGGAGGATCAATTCACAGAAGGGAATGGAATTGTGTCAATTGGGGAGGCAGTTGTCTTGCAAATGGACAACAGGAGCTGGACCCCGAATAAGCTGTGTGAGGGACCATCCCTCAAAGCTCCAGGTCCGGGCTCTGGAGCATGTCAACTTGTCTCCAAGAAGTGCCGGCCATTGTAGATCAGAGTTCTCCCCCAGAAGCTCAATTGAGCTGAACTCCCCAAAGGTGTCAACACCCATCAGTTACAGCAGTGGGACACCGCCCCCTGCAAGATCCCCCGTTTTTGAAAAAGGGGTTTTGCCTCACAGAAGCATTCATCATTCTAAAACACCGTTTTCTCCATTGTCACGAGGTAGTGATAGATCTACCATTTTCCCCTGTAGGCAGGTATATTCCTGA
- the LOC117915869 gene encoding IQ domain-containing protein IQM2-like isoform X1, whose amino-acid sequence MGISFSCPFSESNDLETGLESVVVKSISFGDNEVKTAKRSVSFNGRNSEPTIMRSLGSGKMILEGSVSFERRELETKVLIKAPSLDKEKSMITRSASTEQNQVDNYSSRSDITTEMIPRSPLSDSSHPKHEAALKLQKVYKSFRTRRKLADCAVLIVQNWWQLLDFAELKHSSISFFEIEKHESAISRWSRARTRAAKVGKGLSKSDRAQKLALQHWLEAVSILYFNKVFLFFRFFWAVVDSVSLFFVEQIDPRHRYGHNLHFYYVQWLHCQSREPFFYWLDIGEGKEVNIEKCPRSKLQQQCIKYLGPMERKAYEVVVEGGKLFYKQTGELLDTTGESKDAKWIFVLSTSKTLYVGKKKKGTFQHSSFLAGGAASAAGRLVVENGILKAVWPHSGHYRPTEENFQDFVSFLKENNVDLTDVKMSPADGEDEELVKQSSVCLRSLSSEEDLTDKAKGTEENLNQEKIGLAEAEPAAVSEMPKSWRSSSLGKSLTNIKIPKRGELFQRSENGNLAAGPGCGNDSAESPLGGYESEEEETTVEQDYMPPKRSLVEEEEEHDIKATPKESILRRINSQKGMELCQLGRQLSCKWTTGAGPRISCVRDHPSKLQVRALEHVNLSPRSAGHCRSEFSPRSSIELNSPKVSTPISYSSGTPPPARSPVFEKGVLPHRSIHHSKTPFSPLSRGSDRSTIFPCRQVYS is encoded by the exons ATGGGAATCTCTTTTTCCTGCCCATTCTCTGAATCCAACGACTTGGAAACTGGCCTAGAATCAGTTGTAGTGAAATCCATCAGTTTTGGAGACAATGAAGTGAAAACAGCAAAAAGATCCGTCAGTTTCAATGGTCGAAACTCCGAACCGACGATAATGAGATCCCTGGGGTCTGGAAAGATGATATTAGAAGGGTCCGTGAGCTTTGAAAGGAGAGAATTGGAGACAAAGGTCTTAATCAAGGCTCCTTCATTAGACAAGGAGAAGAGTATGATCACCAGATCAGCCAGTACTGAGCAAAATCAAGTTGATAATTATTCATCGAGATCGGATATTACTACAGAGATGATCCCTCGATCACCTCTTTCAGATTCCAGCCACCCCAAACATGAGGCCGCCCTAAAGTTGCAGAAAGTTTATAAAAGCTTTCGGACTAGAAGAAAGCTGGCAGATTGTGCAGTTCTCATTGTGCAGAACTG GTGGCAACTCTTAGATTTCGCCGAGCTCAAGCATAGTTCTATCTCATTCTTTGAAATTGAGAAGCATGAGTCTGCCATTTCTCGGTGGTCAAGAGCAAGAACCAGAGCAGCCAAG GTTGGAAAGGGTTTATCTAAGAGTGATCGAGCTCAGAAACTTGCGTTGCAGCACTGGCTTGAGGCGGTAAGCATATTGTATTTCAAtaaagttttccttttcttcagatttttttgGGCTGTTGTTGATTCtgtttctctattttttgtgGAACAGATTGATCCGAGACATCGGTATGGACACAATCTTCATTTCTACTATGTTCAATGGCTTCATTGTCAAAGCAGAGAACCCTTCTTCTACTG GCTGGATATAGGAGAAGGGAAAGAGGTGAACATAGAAAAATGCCCGCGATCTAAACTCCAGCAGCAGTGCATCAAGTATCTTGGACCG ATGGAAAGGAAAGCTTATGAAGTTGTAGTAGAGGGCGGGAAGCTCTTCTACAAACAAACCGGGGAGCTCCTGGACACCACCGGAGAATCCAAGGATGCTAAGTGGATTTTTGTGCTCAGCACATCTAAGACCTTGTATgttgggaagaagaagaaaggcaCATTTCAGCACTCCAGCTTCTTGGCTGGAGGAGCCGCATCGGCTGCTGGGAGATTAGTTGTTGAAAACGGCATTCTAAAG GCAGTTTGGCCTCACAGTGGACATTACCGGCCAacagaagaaaattttcaagattttgtttctttcctcaAAGAGAACAATGTGGATCTCACAGATGTTAAG ATGAGTCCTGCGGATGGAGAAGATGAGGAGCTTGTAAAACAAAGCAGTGTTTGCCTTAGAAGCCTGTCTTCCGAAGAAGACTTGACTGACAAGGCGAAGGGCACGGAAGAGAACTTGAATCAAGAGAAGATTGGATTAGCAGAAGCAGAGCCTGCTGCTGTGTCAGAAATGCCAAAGTCATGGCGATCATCCAGTCTTGGTAAAAGTTTGACTAATATTAAGATACCAAAAAGGGGTGAATTGTTTCAGAGATCAGAGAATGGAAATCTGGCTGCTGGACCAGGTTGTGGCAATGACTCTGCAGAGTCTCCTCTGGGTGGTTACGAGTCAGAGGAAGAGGAGACCACTGTAGAACAGGACTACATGCCCCCAAAGAGGAGCcttgttgaagaagaagaggaacaTGATATCAAAGCCACTCCAAAGGAATCAATTCTCCGGAGGATCAATTCACAGAAGGGAATGGAATTGTGTCAATTGGGGAGGCAGTTGTCTTGCAAATGGACAACAGGAGCTGGACCCCGAATAAGCTGTGTGAGGGACCATCCCTCAAAGCTCCAGGTCCGGGCTCTGGAGCATGTCAACTTGTCTCCAAGAAGTGCCGGCCATTGTAGATCAGAGTTCTCCCCCAGAAGCTCAATTGAGCTGAACTCCCCAAAGGTGTCAACACCCATCAGTTACAGCAGTGGGACACCGCCCCCTGCAAGATCCCCCGTTTTTGAAAAAGGGGTTTTGCCTCACAGAAGCATTCATCATTCTAAAACACCGTTTTCTCCATTGTCACGAGGTAGTGATAGATCTACCATTTTCCCCTGTAGGCAGGTATATTCCTGA